A single Plasmodium malariae genome assembly, chromosome: 6 DNA region contains:
- the PmUG01_06021700 gene encoding merozoite surface protein 3, putative translates to MCKMFRIALFLFFLNLCICESDKKLSNEIKEYENIHDVKHNLRYDFSSKNDSSQHKRNHLRIKDDIKNNYAESNTETVETVDIAADSNRKGIKNFADDGSTTSTRASAMHKHLNVLGQKGANPQSEPQLSKNNLKFEQHIWGNDSDTEETRVDELKAKEGGGEDNPEKRGQEETDQAERGKSKEQAESDNDRRDGVVKDGTKDIARDVEQKEQKEQNHEPGDVQIESRLSEPGQTLDGKQVQESVARDASLTTQEAGHTTESLEGKTVQRSEDLDSKQTSLPGTDAEKQDAQREGETPSPPLVNNNDQGTSSPPGHATKEIVSGRESEETSVLLGSPPRLEGESDSSVVLTTKPEEEASSPTSAEQPRPPEVDSHSKPAGLENADTQKEPVSGSVERPTAETKDEKAVETEEKQAEQTEEEPVAQTEDTLEAGPVDGKEGDEDIGRKTLEEAKRDGDPPVPPVHKPEQPMVQIQKGKKEEQNILEPVSLPNGETHNTVDVDEAITDEIEEEQKQEEDEEEDISEEEIQKLIQDDGMQEGERLKEGDDEEEEEDEIEKNEEENETNNPDKADESGHINKVKEGETKNEAPNDNNIHKSLTEEYKNDNDVKKVAEEVVKKVIDSVSSDTTVLNTLKGLENYMHQYFQYV, encoded by the coding sequence atgtgtaAGATGTTTCGGATcgctctttttttattttttctaaatttgtGCATATGTGAAAGcgataaaaaattatcgaATGAAATCAAAGAgtatgaaaatatacatgatgtaaaacataatttaCGTTATGACTTTTCATCTAAAAATGATTCCTCACAACATAAAAGGAATCATCTAAGGATAAAAGacgatattaaaaataattatgctGAAAGTAATACTGAAACGGTAGAAACTGTAGATATTGCTGCTGATTCAAATAGAAAAGGCATCAAAAATTTTGCAGATGATGGTTCAACCACATCAACTCGTGCATCTGCTATGCATAAACATCTGAATGTACTAGGACAAAAAGGTGCCAATCCACAGTCAGAACCACAACtatcaaaaaataatctAAAGTTTGAACAACACATTTGGGGAAATGATTCAGACACTGAAGAAACTCGGGTGGATGAACTTAAAGCGAAAGAAGGTGGAGGAGAAGATAATCCAGAGAAAAGGGGTCAAGAAGAAACGGATCAAGCGGAAAGGGGTAAATCCAAAGAACAAGCAGAATCAGATAATGACAGAAGGGATGGAGTAGTTAAAGATGGCACAAAAGACATTGCAAGAGATGTGgaacaaaaagaacaaaaagaacaaaatcaTGAACCTGGAGATGTACAAATTGAATCCAGACTTTCAGAACCAGGACAAACACTAGATGGGAAACAAGTGCAAGAATCAGTTGCACGTGATGCATCATTAACAACACAAGAAGCAGGGCATACAACTGAATCACTAGAAGGAAAAACAGTTCAACGTTCAGAAGATCTAGATTCAAAACAAACCAGTTTACCGGGAACAGATGCAGAAAAACAAGATGCACAAAGAGAGGGAGAAACACCATCTCCGCCATTAGTTAATAACAACGATCAAGGAACATCATCACCACCAGGACATGCAACAAAAGAGATCGTATCTGGAAGGGAATCAGAAGAAACATCTGTATTACTAGGAAGCCCACCTCGATTAGAAGGAGAATCAGACTCATCAGTAGTACTGACAACAAAACCTGAGGAAGAAGCATCATCGCCTACATCGGCAGAACAACCAAGACCACCAGAAGTAGACTCACATTCAAAACCAGCAGGATTAGAAAACGCAGATACGCAAAAGGAACCAGTGAGTGGATCAGTGGAAAGACCAACAGCAGAAACAAAGGACGAAAAAGCAGTAGAAACAGAGGAAAAACAAGCAGAACAAACAGAAGAAGAACCAGTAGCACAAACAGAGGATACACTCGAAGCAGGACCAGTAGATGGAAAAGAAGGTGATGAAGATATAGGTCGAAAAACATTAGAAGAGGCGAAAAGAGATGGAGACCCACCAGTTCCACCTGTCCATAAACCCGAACAACCAATGGTACAAATacaaaagggaaaaaaagaagaacaaAATATACTCGAACCAGTAAGTTTGCCCAATGGGGAAACTCATAATACTGTAGATGTAGATGAAGCGATAACAGATGAAATAGAAGAGGAACAAAAGCAAGAGGAGGATGAGGAGGAAGATATTAGTGAGgaagaaatacaaaaattgaTACAGGATGACGGAATGCAAGAAGGAGAAAGACTAAAAGAAGGAgatgatgaagaagaagaggaagacgAAATAGAAAAGAACGAAGAAGAAAACGAAACGAATAATCCAGACAAAGCGGATGAATCAggtcatataaataaagtaaaGGAAGGGGAAACAAAAAACGAAGCTcctaatgataataatattcataagTCACTTAcagaagaatataaaaatgataatgatgTTAAAAAAGTAGCCGAAGAGGtagtaaaaaaagtaattgaTTCAGTTAGCTCAGATACTACAGTTTTGAATACGCTTAAAGGGTTAGAAAATTACATGCACCAATATTTccaatatgtataa